Proteins from one Fragaria vesca subsp. vesca linkage group LG6, FraVesHawaii_1.0, whole genome shotgun sequence genomic window:
- the LOC101303622 gene encoding 40S ribosomal protein S25-like, giving the protein MAPKKEKAPLPSSKPAKSGEGKQKKKKWSKGNQKEKVNNMVLFDLATYDKLFSEAPKFKLITPSILSDRLRINGSLARRAIKDLMARGSIRMISAHASQQIYTRATNT; this is encoded by the coding sequence ATGGCACCCAAGAAGGAAAAGGCTCCCCTACCATCCTCGAAGCCCGCCAAATCTGGCGAAGGCAAGCAAAAAAAGAAGAAGTGGAGCAAGGGAAACCAAAAGGAGAAGGTGAACAACATGGTGTTGTTCGACCTTGCCACTTATGACAAGCTCTTCTCGGAAGCTCCCAAGTTCAAGCTCATCACTCCTTCTATTTTGTCAGATAGGCTGAGGATTAATGGATCATTGGCACGCCGTGCCATTAAGGATTTGATGGCAAGGGGTTCTATTAGGATGATTTCTGCCCATGCTAGTCAGCAGATTTACACCAGAGCTACCAACACCTAA
- the LOC101303916 gene encoding uncharacterized protein LOC101303916, translated as MADDSDASPLIAPTPITEPSEIDLEAGPGEQIQCRICLESDGRDFIAPCKCKGTSKYVHRECLDHWRAVKEGFAFAHCTTCKAPYHLRVHQAADRKWRTLKFRFFVTRDIIFIFLAVQLVIASLAYLVFLIDGFQQFWLRLAWGFDTGPSFYYICGALLFFALLGLSGCFITCYDRRVRNDLAQPCRELCLCCCQPGVCADCHLPGTLCMWTDCTTCWGSCASMAGECGCLGGAGEAGLPILFIMALIVLGLFTIIGIFYSVLVATMVGQRIWQRHYHILAKRMLTKEYVVEDVDGEMTGSDWSAPPLPPEHVQQLKTLGLL; from the exons ATGGCGGATGACTCCGACGCTTCTCCGCTCATCGCTCCGACCCCGATCACCGAGCCCAGTGAGATCGACCTCGAAGCCGGCCCCGGCGAGCAAATCCAGTGCCGAATTTGCCTCGAAAGTGATG GTAGGGATTTTATTGCTCCTTGCAAATGCAAAGGGACTTCGAAGTATGTTCACAGGGAATGTTTGGATCATTGGAGAGCTGTAAAG GAAGGTTTTGCATTTGCTCATTGCACAACCTGCAAGGCTCCTTACCATTTGAGAGTTCATCAAGCTGCCGATAGGAAATGGCGAACCTTGAAATTTCGGTTCTTCGTGACCAGAGACATTATATTCATATTTCTCGCTGTCCAGCTT GTGATTGCTTCATTGGCATATTTGGTGTTTCTAATAGATGGTTTCCAGCAATTTTGGCTTCGTCTTGCATGGGGTTTTGATACGGGACCAAGTTTTTACTATATATGTG GAGCTTTGCTGTTCTTCGCGTTGCTTGGATTATCTGGGTGCTTCATTACTTGTTATGACCGAAGAGTGCGCAACGATTTGGCTCAGCCTTGTCGAGAGTTATGTCTTTGTTGCTGTCAGCCTGG TGTCTGCGCAGATTGTCATTTACCTGGCACTCTTTGTATGTGGACTGACTGTACCACATGCTGGGGAAGTTGTGCAAGTATGGCCGGAGAATGTGGTTGCTTGGGAGGTGCTGGTGAAGCAGGGCTTCCAATCTTATTTATAATGGCTCTGATTGTGCTGGGGCTTTTTACAATTATTGGGATATTCTACAGTGTACTGGTAGCGACAATGGTTGGACAAAGGATTTGGCAGCGGCATTATCATATACTTGCAAAAAGGATGCTAACAAAA GAATACGTTGTTGAGGATGTTGATGGTGAGATGACAGGATCTGATTGGTCCGCCCCACCTCTCCCACCTGAGCATGTTCAGCAGCTGAAAACCCTTGGCCTCCTGTAG